From the Anguilla rostrata isolate EN2019 chromosome 12, ASM1855537v3, whole genome shotgun sequence genome, the window CGCATGAATGAGGAAATGCGAGACTCAGAAGGATTTTTTGGAACTATGGGTAAGAGAATTTACACAAAGACTGTTTCTAAAGTGCATGTTATACCCTTCCCCTACATATCACAATGTCACTCTTAATTCAGTAGTGCATTTCCGACATGCTGCATCCTACTATAGACATACCTCTTTGCGATTTTCACAGGTGATGACGAGACATTCCAGGACATCTTCCGTGACTTCAGCAACATGGCGTCTCATGACCCAGAGAGGCTGTCCAGGCGGAAGTTCAGCAGGGACAAGGGTGGAGGAGACTCTGATGAGCAGAGTTAGCGTCGGAGCCCTGTGGGGGCTGAGGCTTCGGAGCCCTGCGGGGGCTGAGGACTGCTTTGTGCACTGCCCAGTGTAGGCTGAAGCCATAGCTGGCAGTCAGCATTATGAAGAATTTATGGAGTGCTTTACCACAAAACCTATAACACTGTGCTGCATCCCAGGGCTGAGGCAGGGTGCTATACCCCAGGCCTGTCATGCACTGAACTGTATCTCTCTaatgttttaatcttttaattCAATTCCATTGCTTGATTTTTACTCAGTACTCGGTTTTGAGAAGTCATATTTATAGTGGAACTATTAACAATCTTGTGAAAGCAGATCTGCTGGCAGTTTGATAATGTCCGGAGTCTTCACTGTGTGTCCTGCCTTTCAGATAAATGAGCAAACAGAAGTGTCAtgaggaaaaaagtgaaatttatatttttaacagtgtttttttttttcaaaatcgaAGGTGTAAGAATACTGCTGAGTATTAACAAGGATAATAAAGTAATACTGTGTCAGAACTGTGCATTTGCATTCACCACATACTTTTAGGCAACGAGTGTATATTCTCATAGCAACAGCaataagtaggcctaccatGTTCGTGGTCATGCTCATCAAAAATCGAATTAGTGCATGTTCAATCTCTACCTCTACATACTATAATAAACAAAGTTACAATGTACAATATACAAGGGTCAAAACGAACAGAGAAGAGCACAATACTTTTAGTTCCAGTACTAGGAGAAAGTTCTTGCATCTTATATTTCGCACTAAAGTGGTTATGTCGGATGGGTTAATAGAATTAGCTGAGTGTCTCTAACCATTTAAACTGGATAATAACAACTAAATAAATCAAGATCGGTTGGCGGAGAATACATATAGaagtaattaattttgttttgatctctcctccttccccacaGTAGTAACACAAATGCTATACTACCAATGGGTTTgcggtaaaaaagaaaaaaaataataaagtgcagatttttttgCCAATGCCAGCAACAAAATTCTGTGAAACACATTTTGgtaatttaaaaagattttttgcatttaggacttcagagccaccgtagtACAGGCGTGTTGTTCACTGCCTACGTCATTCAAAGTGCGCCTAAACAGGCACGCATGCGTACAAGGGGGGCAATAAGACACCATTTTGGGTACACAAACGATGcgagaaaatatttgttttttgttatcaGAAATTCATCAGATCGGTTTAACCAGGGATCAGATTAGTCCCGAGGttctctttaatttattttgaaggaattttaatttaaccaatttgtttattttccaaagGTAACGTAGTCTTGAATATAAAGTCAGGACTGTTGCGAATGGACGGAGAAGACGACGAATTCTTTTCCGGAAATCACTCTGGTAATTATTGTCTGTAGCTGCTCTACATTACCAGGCTAGCTTCAGATCGCGGAGTTGCAAGCTATGCAGTCATTCATTTCATGGAATTGTTTCGATAGATGAGAGTGTACGGTTTGGCTATATCAGAGCTTCTTTGTTGCCTTGTTCGCTATCGGCAAGCGTAAGGACAGCGAATTTCAGCTGACGTCTAGCTACTGGTTCTAGCCAGCTAACGGTTAGCTACTAGCCAATGTTAATTAGGTATCTACCTGATGGACTCGCGATGCATGCTTGCTAGTACACAAATGTGAAACTTGTGTGTCTAGTTTTCCAAATTCTCTGATTGTTTTGTCCGTGACATACCTGCCAAACTAGGACTGAAATGCCCATTGACATTACTTGGCTAGCTAACGGAATTTCTAACTATGTCCTGACATAGAATTCCGACGAGTGTCCTTCGCGACGCTAACGTTACTTGGTGATAGCGGATGTGCCTTGGTGAGGAATATTATTCTGTTTTCAGACGATGGCGGTGGTACCCCTGTACAAGACGAACACGCACCGGCATCCGATGGAGAAGAGGATGCTAGAAGTGACGCACAGCAATCCGAGGTCCggctgttttaatttcaaccgTCTTTATACCAGTTGCACGTGGTAGTGAAAATGGGCGAAGTATAATAACCTCGTATTATTTTTTAGGACGAATTCGTGTCCAGTGGTCAACCTTTTGTGTGGTCTAGATTTTACTTTAGAGCAACCAAAGGATACATCTGATGAGAAAAAACTTTAAACTGGTATTATAAACCACCCGAGTACGTCCAATACTTCCAACTTGATTTTGTGTCGCGTTGTcggaatttgtttttcagtgctgCAGGGATTGTTTGAGTGGATTGAGTTTTGTCAGATATGAGATCACGTGTCACTACTTATGATTCTTTTGAGATCAAAAATAGGCCTGTTTGCAGTACATGTTTTTGGCATTGCCTCTGATTTGTGTAAAGAAAGTAGCGAGTCTAGCCGACACAACTGGAAAACCCATATTTCAGCTTCgacagcattcatttttatatatggcTGTCCTACAGGAGGGGATGAGTGATGGTGAAGGAGAAGCTCGAGCAAGGCAGGCCAATGGCATTGGAAGCGCTTCAGAGAATGAAGACGGCAGAGGTCCTGGAGACAGCGACTCTGAAAAAGAAGTTGGGCACGATAGCGACTCTGAGCCGGAGGCTCCCAAGCCCGCCGACAGCGACTCTGAGCCGGAGCCTCCGAAACACGTGGACAGCGACTCAGAGCCGGAGGCCCCAAAACCCGCGGACAGCGACTCTGAAACCGAGGCTCCCAAACGCGCCGACAGCGACTCTGAACCGGAGGCTCCCAAACCGGCCAACAGCGACTCTGAACCGGAGGCTCCCAAGCCCGCCGATAGCGATGCTGAAGAGGAGGCCGTGCCCAAGCAGGGAGGAAGTGCCTCTGAGAACGAGGAGCTGGCCAAACCTCTCAGAGGACACTCCGACGGGGGCAGTGACTCTGAAAACGAGGCGCCTAAACACAGGCAGATAGATTCGGACGACGACGAGGGGGAGCAGGGGAAAGGCCAGGGAAGCTGGAAGGGGGTGATGCACTctgacagcgaggaggaggagggaggcccGGCACGGGCAGCCGGCAGTGACCAAGAGCAGGAGGGTGGGAAACGGCAGCAGCTGGAGGACAGCGACGATGATGAGGAGAAACCAGGTACCCTCCCATGCAACAGTTTTAGTGTGCAACAGCTGGCTGCCGAGTGGATAGTTCCTCAGTTAGGCATATAGTAGAAGATTAGCTTCGGAGCCTCTCAGTGTAGCTTGTTAAGCTGAGTCAACCAGATCAAAGGTCATTGGTGTGTAcctcaattccatgtgattctCTCTGGTTTGCAAGTGTAAACTCGGCGCTACATTTTTTGTTACTAATAGCATAATGCCAACCTATATGGAAATAAAGATGTGTGTTCCCACTGAAAGCCAGGCATAATAAGTACAATAGTAGTTTGTGGAGTTCCTTGGAGTTTGTGCTCAGAAAATAGTGTTTGTCATTTCAGTTAAGAGAAAGAAAGCTATTCTCTCGGACAGTGAGGACGAGGATGAAAAAGATGACACACCAGGTAAGTCGCCAGTGTCTGAAATATGACTGCTCTCGTGGTTGCTCTGCACTGTCTGATGATGAAGACAGCTGACCGGTCTTCTCTTCctcagtgaaaaagaaaagtcGTGCTTTGTTGGATGCAGAAAACTCAGACAGCGATGCTGCTTCTGATTCTCCTGATAAATCGATGGCCGCTAAACTACGAGAGCTGGGCTCAgacagcgaggaagaggaggatagGAGTAAGGGCGATGTGGGGAAGAAGGATGAGAAGAACCTCTTTGGCAGTGACAGTGACTCTGACGATGAGGAGTAAGTCTGTTAGTCTGTTGGTGATCTTGGGGCTCCTGGAATTTTTGTGGAACATTGTGGCTTATTAAGTCTTGTCAGAAGATGAATCATGCATAATCTTTAGATTACTTCTCTTGTGGTCAGTGTAGGATGTATGAATTGGTTCAGATTGGAAGAACTGGTGAGTGGTAGAGAAATCGATAGTCTATTGCACATTGTTGAGAAGCTTGTGTGGGATTTTGCATTCAGTCACACGTAAGAGTACCATTTATGCAAACCGCTGATCTGAGATGTCCTGAAAATATGCCTGTTTAGATTTGAGGATGGAAGTGTTGTAGAAATTTTGAATATTTGATAATGCTGGTTTTTTGTATGCGAAAAGGAGGGTGTGCTTCAGTTTTGGAACTTTGGTTGAAAGACAAGAAGAGAAAATTAGACGTCAAATTCAGTTGACAGACATTTTATGAAACTCTCTTGCGCAGGAAAATGATTGCTGATATCTTTGGGGAGTCGggtgatgaggaggaggaggagttcacgGTGAGTTGTTTGCTCTTCTAATCGAAAGCTTGGTTCTGGAATACTAATGTGAGGAGTGGAGCTTCAGAACACTCATCGTCTGGCTGCCATTTTACAGGGTTTCAATCAAGAAGACCTGGAGGGTGACAGGAACCAATCAGAGTCCTCTGCCAAGAAGCAAGTAGCAGAGGAGTCCGACTCCGATGATGACATCGACAGGGGTGGAAAAGAGTGAGTGTCTGGCATTCTTCCAATGGGTTGCCGTTTCTGCTCTATATTGTAATTTGCAACAACTCTGCAAAATGTGCTTGCTTTGCCAGCTTTTCTGCTTGGATGAGCAAATTCATTATCAAGTAACCTAGTGCTGCTTTGCCAGCTTTTAGCTTGGATGAGAAAATTTATCAAGCAACCCAATGCTGCAAACTTCTCAGGGGGCTAATTAATTTGTTGGCTACACAAACACCATGAGCCTGCTGCACAGTTAGTAGCTCAGTATACTTGCAGCACCTGTCCTGATTCCATCCCTTTGTGATAaagtgtgagacagtgtgtgaagCATGCATAGGTCACAGAGGAAGGAGGCTGGTGGATAAGGAACCCGACTAGTCAAATCACAGCCCACTGCAGGCCGTTTTTTTCCTATTAATATGATGTATGGTTTATATTATTTCCCCGTCCAAGCTTTCAAAATTTGGTCAGTGATGGTCTGCTGGTACACTGAAGCCCTGCATTAAAAAGTGTTGATAACGGCGTTCACACTGCTGTGTTCAGGAGAACGTCTTTCTAGGGCCCGCGTTGTAACACGGAGTGCGCGAACGCGTCTGAATGTTTCCTCAGCACCAGCTTCATGTCCGACTTCGACGTGATGCTGGCGCGAAAGAAGGCCCAGGGCGGCAGGCGGCGGCGAAACCGCGACGGCGGGACCTTCATCAGCGACGCGGACGACGTGGTCAGCGCCATGATCACCAAGATGACCGAGGCCGCTGAGGTGAGTCCCCCGACTGCCCGCCGACCGGAGGCAGCGGCCTGACCGATGGCGCTGTGGACGCGCCGTTCCAGAGGGAGCGGGGGCATTATGGGTCCAGGGTCGCCATCTTTGGTGCTTACTGGGATATCACTGGAAACGTTCAGCGACGCAGGCGGACCCCATTGTACTGACCCTGAGTGTGCTTACAGGAGGACAGAACCCTGAACAGCCAGAAGAAGCCCGCCCTGAAAAAACTGACTCTGTTGCCCACTGTGGTGATGCACCTGAAGAAGTGAGCCCCTTTAATTTACTTGTCCAGCTCATATTTTCCCGGCCACCATCTTCttacccccacctcctcctctgatGCTGTCCGTGAGCTCACCCCCTTAACTCTCGACTCATTTCGCAGGCAGGACCTAAAAGACACGTTCATAGACAGCGGTGTGATGACGGCCATTAAAGAGTGGATAAGCCCGTTGCCAGACAAGAGCCTTCCGGCACTCAAGATCAGGGAGGAACTCCTGAGGATTCTACAGGAAGTGAGTGCGCTGTGAGATGTGGTTGAGCTTTCTGGCCTCCGGGAGGATAGGGGAGTGGCTCCAGGgcgtgatggtgatgatgatgctgatgttCTCCCTGGTGTTCCTTCAGCTCCCCAGTGTGAGTCAAGAGACTCTGAAGCACAGCGGCATCGGGCGAGCCGTCATGTTCCTGTACAAACACCCCAAAGAGTCCCGTCCCAACAAAGACGTCGCCCTCAAACTCATCAGTAAGGCCCACAGGACCTCTTGTTTGACCAGGAGCTCAGTTCTTATTTAACTGTGTGTACAGCCACTGGATGGCTTTCACAAATTGTTTGCGAAGCGCTCAATAGTTTCGACTGGTTCTTGGTCTTGCCGGTTATGTGCCATGCACCGTGTTTTGTGATGATTGACGTGTCTGTAGATGACTGGCATGTGTCGTGTGTGCAGACGAATGGTCGCGACCCATCTTCGGCTTGACCTCCAACTACAAGGGCATGACCCGGGAGGAGCGGCAGCAGAGAGACCTGGACCAGCAAgtgcccccccgccgccgcctcaGGTaccaaacacacttacacacgcacatacactcacacactcacacactcacacactcacacactcacacacacacacacaccaccacaatcTCaacctcacaacacacacacacacacactattggTACACCCAAGATTACCCTCACCCTGTAAATGCCCTCGCTCTATAAATGCACCCGCTCACTctcactctacacacacacactagtcgtgcatgcacaaatgacat encodes:
- the LOC135235672 gene encoding protein IWS1 homolog isoform X1, coding for MDGEDDEFFSGNHSDDGGGTPVQDEHAPASDGEEDARSDAQQSEEGMSDGEGEARARQANGIGSASENEDGRGPGDSDSEKEVGHDSDSEPEAPKPADSDSEPEPPKHVDSDSEPEAPKPADSDSETEAPKRADSDSEPEAPKPANSDSEPEAPKPADSDAEEEAVPKQGGSASENEELAKPLRGHSDGGSDSENEAPKHRQIDSDDDEGEQGKGQGSWKGVMHSDSEEEEGGPARAAGSDQEQEGGKRQQLEDSDDDEEKPVKRKKAILSDSEDEDEKDDTPVKKKSRALLDAENSDSDAASDSPDKSMAAKLRELGSDSEEEEDRSKGDVGKKDEKNLFGSDSDSDDEEKMIADIFGESGDEEEEEFTGFNQEDLEGDRNQSESSAKKQVAEESDSDDDIDRGGKDTSFMSDFDVMLARKKAQGGRRRRNRDGGTFISDADDVVSAMITKMTEAAEEDRTLNSQKKPALKKLTLLPTVVMHLKKQDLKDTFIDSGVMTAIKEWISPLPDKSLPALKIREELLRILQELPSVSQETLKHSGIGRAVMFLYKHPKESRPNKDVALKLINEWSRPIFGLTSNYKGMTREERQQRDLDQQVPPRRRLSSGGQTPRRDLEKVLTGEEKALRPGDPGFCARARVPMPSNKDYVVRPKWNVDVDTSRGPMKKGMSRVDKQMRRFADIRRLTKTGHAVKISVEGNRMPL
- the LOC135235672 gene encoding protein IWS1 homolog isoform X2 — translated: MDGEDDEFFSGNHSDDGGGTPVQDEHAPASDGEEDARSDAQQSEEGMSDGEGEARARQANGIGSASENEDGRGPGDSDSEKEVGHDSDSEPEAPKPADSDSEPEPPKHVDSDSEPEAPKPADSDSETEAPKRADSDSEPEAPKPANSDSEPEAPKPADSDAEEEAVPKQGGSASENEELAKPLRGHSDGGSDSENEAPKHRQIDSDDDEGEQGKGQGSWKGVMHSDSEEEEGGPARAAGSDQEQEGGKRQQLEDSDDDEEKPVKRKKAILSDSEDEDEKDDTPVKKKSRALLDAENSDSDAASDSPDKSMAAKLRELGSDSEEEEDRSKGDVGKKDEKNLFGSDSDSDDEEKMIADIFGESGDEEEEEFTGFNQEDLEGDRNQSESSAKKQVAEESDSDDDIDRGGKDTSFMSDFDVMLARKKAQGGRRRRNRDGGTFISDADDVVSAMITKMTEAAEEDRTLNSQKKPALKKLTLLPTVVMHLKKQDLKDTFIDSGVMTAIKEWISPLPDKSLPALKIREELLRILQELPSVSQETLKHSGIGRAVMFLYKHPKESRPNKDVALKLINEWSRPIFGLTSNYKGMTREERQQRDLDQQVPPRRRLSEQPKVERSEEPDVFSPPTRFSGTAWHLPHRPE